One Arvicanthis niloticus isolate mArvNil1 chromosome 13, mArvNil1.pat.X, whole genome shotgun sequence genomic window carries:
- the Krt5 gene encoding keratin, type II cytoskeletal 5, with amino-acid sequence MSRQSSVSFRSGGSRTFSAASAITPSVSRTSFSSVSRSGGGGGGRISLGGAYGAGGYGSRSMYNVGGSKRISFSSGGGSFRNQFGAGAGGGFGFGGGAGSGFGFGGGAGSGFGFGGGAGFGGGYGGAGFPVCPPGGIQEVTVNQNLLTPLNLQIDPTIQRVRTEEREQIKTLNNKFASFIDKVRFLEQQNKVLDTKWTLLQEQGTKTIKQNLDPLFEQYINNLRRQLDGVLGERSRLDSELRNMQDLVEDYKNKYEDEINKRTTAENEFVMLKKDVDAAYMNKVELEARVDALMDEINFMKLFFDAELSQMQTHVSDTSVVLSMDNNRSLDLDSIIAEVKAQYEDIANRSRTEAESWYQTKYEELQQTAGRHGDDLRNTKHEISEMNRMIQRLRSEIDNVKKQCANLQNAIAEAEQRGELALKDARNKLTELEEALQKAKQDMARLLREYQELMNTKLALDVEIATYRKLLEGEECRLSGEGVGPVNISVVTNSVSSGYGGTYSSGFAGGLGSTGFGGGVSTRYSRGSGGIGLGSGLSVGGSGFSASSGQGIGFGSGGGGGGSGSSVKFVSTTSSSRRSFKS; translated from the exons ATGTCTCGCCAGTCGAGTGTGTCCTTCCGAAGCGGGGGCAGCCGCACTTTCAGCGCCGCCTCTGCCATCACCCCATCCGTCTCTCGTACCAGCTTCAGCTCGGTGTCccgcagtggtggtggtggtggtggcaggatCAGCCTTGGGGGTGCTTATGGAGCTGGGGGCTATGGCAGCCGGAGCATGTACAATGTGGGGGGCTCCAAAAGGATATCCTTCAGTTCTGGCGGAGGCAGCTTCAGGAACCAATTTGGTGCTGGTGCCGGTGGCGGCTTTGGCTTTGGAGGAGGAGCCGGCAGTGgatttggttttggtggtggagCTGGTAGTGGCTTTGGCTTCGGTGGTGGAGCTGGCTTTGGTGGTGGCTATGGGGGAGCTGGCTTCCCCGTGTGCCCACCTGGAGGCATCCAAGAGGTCACCGTCAACCAGAACCTCCTCACCCCCCTGAACCTGCAAATCGACCCCACCATCCAGCGGGTCAGGACTGAGGAGAGGGAGCAGATCAAGACCCTCAACAACAAGTTTGCCTCCTTCATCGACAAG gtGCGGTTCCTGGAGCAACAGAACAAGGTCCTGGACACCAAGTGGACCCTGCTGCAGGAGCAGGGCACCAAGACCATAAAGCAGAACCTGGATCCATTGTTTGAACAGTACATTAACAACCTCCGTAGACAGCTGGATGGGGTCCTGGGGGAGAGGAGCCGTCTGGACTCAGAGCTGAGGAACATGCAGGATCTGGTGGAGGACTACAAGAACAA GTATGAGGATGAGATCAACAAGCGTACCACAGCAGAGAATGAGTTTGTGATGTTGAAGAAG GATGTGGATGCTGCCTACATGAACAAGGTGGAACTGGAGGCCAGGGTCGATGCCCTGATGGACGAGATCAACTTCATGAAGCTGTTCTTTGATGCG GAGCTGTCCCAGATGCAGACACATGTCTCTGACACATCTGTGGTCCTCTCCATGGACAACAACCGCAGCTTGGACCTGGACAGCATCATCGCTGAGGTCAAGGCCCAGTATGAGGACATCGCCAACCGCAGCCGAACAGAGGCTGAGTCCTGGTACCAGACCAAG TATGAGGAGCTGCAACAGACTGCTGGCCGCCATGGCGACGACCTTCGAAACACCAAGCATGAGATCTCTGAGATGAATCGAATGATCCAGAGGCTGAGATCTGAGATTGACAACGTCAAGAAGCAG TGTGCCAACCTCCAGAATGCCATTGCTGAAGCTGAGCAGCGTGGGGAGCTGGCTCTCAAAGATGCCAGAAACAAGCTGACTGAGCTGGAGGAGGCCCTGCAGAAGGCCAAGCAGGACATGGCCCGGCTCCTGCGCGAGTACCAGGAGCTCATGAACACCAAGCTGGCCCTGGACGTGGAGATCGCCACCTACAGGAAGCTGCTGGAGGGCGAGGAGTGCAG GCTGAGTGGAGAAGGAGTTGGACCAGTCAACATCT CCGTCGTCACGAACAGTGTCTCTTCTGGCTATGGAGGAACCTACAGCAGCGGCTTTGCCGGTGGCCTTGGTAGTACTGGTTTCGGTGGAGGTGTCAGCACACGCTACTCCAGGGGCAGTGGGGGTATTGGTTTGGGTAGCGGGCTAAGTGTGGGGGGCTCTGGCTTCAGTGCAAGCAGCGGTCAAGGCATAGGCTTCGGCagtggcggtggcggcggcggcagtGGCTCCAGCGTCAAATTTgtctccaccacctcctcctcccggAGGAGCTTCAAGAGCTAA